In the Bacillus sp. FJAT-42376 genome, ATCGTAAATGATATTTTCCGCTCTGCCCATACCTTAAAAGGGATGAGTGCAACAATGGGGTATGAGGACCTGGCGAATTTGACTCATCAAATGGAAAATGTGCTTGATGCCATCCGGAACGGAAAGAATTCAGTGACTCCAGCTCTGCTTGATTGTGTTTTTGCAGCGGTGGATTTACTGGAAGAAATGGTTTATTCAATAGCGGATGGCGGGGACGGAAAAAAAGATGTGGAACATGTTGTCAGCCGTTTAAAAGCAATTGAAGACGGGGAAGAGCCTTCAATGGAAGATAAGAGTGGACCCTCCACTGGTGTGGATAACAAGCTCGGAAGCTATGATGATTTTCAAAAGACGGTGATCCTGCAATCGGAAGAACAGGGATACCACGCATTTGAATTGACGATTACACTCAGAGAAGGCTGTATGCTGAAAGCTGTCCGGGCTTTTATGGTATTTGAAATTCTGGATCAGGCCGGCGAAATTGTAAAAAGCGTTCCGTCTGTCGATCAGCTGGAAGAAGAAAAATTCGATCATGAATTTTCGGTCGCCATTGTCACAAAAATGACGAAAGAAGAATTAGAAAATCGTATTTTGAAAGTATCTGAGATTGATAAGGCAGTCGCTCTGCCAATTCAGCTGGAAAAACTTGCAGCAGAAGAAGAGATCACCAATAGCCGTGCACAAGCTGCTCCGGCAGCTGAAGCTGTCCCGGTTTCCGCGCCTGAGCCAGGCCAAAAGCAAAAAACAGGTTCCAAAACGATTCGTGTAAACATTGAACGACTCGATATCCTCATGAATTTGTTTGAAGAATTGGTCATCGACAGGGGCAGGCTGGAGACGATTTCCAAAGACTTGAAAAACTCGGAACTTCAGGAAACCGTTGAACGGATGACAAGAATTTCGGGTGATTTGCAGACCATCATTTTAAATATGCGGATGGTGCCGATTGATACAGTATTTAACCGCTTTCCGCGTATGGTCCGCCAGCTTGCTAAAGATCTGAATAAGAAGATCGACCTCCGCATAACTGGGGCTGAGACGGAGCTAGACAGAACGGTAATTGATGAGATTGGCGATCCTCTCGTTCATTTAATACGGAATTCGATGGATCACGGGATTGAATCCCCGGAAGCAAGAGCAGCAAAGGGAAAGCCGGAGACTGGAATTGTAGAACTTAAAGCGTATCACAGCGGCAACCATGTCTTTATTGAAGTATCAGATGACGGGGCAGGCATTAACAGAGAAAAAGTCCTGAAGAGAGCGATTGACCGGGGAATTGTCGCGGAGCAAAATGCGGCCGAGCTGACAGTCCGGCAAATTAATGAATTGATCTTCGCTCCTGGGTTTTCAACAGCTGACCAGATATCGGATATTTCCGGCAGAGGGGTCGGTCTGGATGTCGTAAAAAGCGCAATCGAGTCACTAGGCGGATCCGTAACCGTTGACTCCGAAGAAGGGACAGGTTCTGTCTTTTCTGTGCAGCTTCCTCTAACCTTAAGTATTATTTCTGTCCTTCTCGTAGAGCTGGAAAAGGAAAAATATGCGATCCCGATCTCTTCGGTAATCGAAACAGCTGTGATACGGAAGGATGACATTATGCATGCGCATAATCAGAAGGTCATTGATTTCAGAGGGAAAATTGTCCCTCTTGTGTATTTGAATCAAATTTTTGATGTTCCTTGTGAAGAAGAGGAAGATCCGGAATACCTTTCAATGGTGGTTGTGAAAAAAGGGGAAAGGCTTGCGGGGCTAGTAGTCAATTCCTTTATTGGGCAGCTTGAAGTCGTTTTGAAGCCGCTTGGAAGCTATTTGAATGGAGTATTCGCTATTTCGGGAGCCACCATTCTTGGCGATGGAGAAGTAGCCTTAATTATCGATTGCAATGCGCTTATTAAATAAGGGAGGAGCTGAATGATGCAAATGAATGAGCTTTTAGAGAAGAAAATTATCATCTTCCGGCTTGGAGAAGAAGAATTTGGAGTTCCGGTCGAACAAGTTAAATCCATTGAAAAAGTCCAATCTATTACCCGTGTACCCGGAACAGCTCCTTATATTACCGGCGTTCTTAATTTACGCGGTGTGATCACACCTGTTATTGATTTGAGGGCAAGATTTGAACTCGGAGCGTACGAAAAAACAGAATATACAAGAATGATCGTCGTATCAGTAAACGAGATTGAAGCAGGCCTCATTGCAGATGCTGCCAATGATGTAATGGATATACACTCCGATCAAATCGAACCATCTCCTGAAGTTGCAGGAATCATTAAAACCGATTACATCAGCGGGGTCGTAAAGCTTAACAAACGGCTGATTATTATGCTGGATTTAGAAGAAGTCCTGATGTCAGCCTCTGGTCTGGCGGATCCCGCGTTCGGAGCGTGAGGCCGATGGGCTTGAAATTTGAACAGCTTGATGTCTTAAAGGAAATGGCGAATATCGGTGCGGCTCATTCAGCGACCGCCCTTTCCCATATGCTCGGCCGGAAGATCGGAATGGATGTGCCGGAGGTCCGAGTGGTTTCTTTTGATGAGTTAATGGAAGCTATGGGCGGGGCAGAGAAAGAAGTAGCCTGCATTTTTCTGGGGGTTTCAGGAGAAATATCCGGCTCTATGTATTTTATTATGGAAGTAGAACAAGCAGAAGCGTTTGTAAAGGAAATAACAGACCATCCGACTGCCAGATTGAGTGCGCCTCCTTACGATGAGTACGTTATGTCTGCAATCAAGGAACTTGGGAATATCCTGATTGGTTCTTATCTTTCTTCCATGTCTGATTTAACAAAGCTTTCCTTTCTATCTGATGTACCTGAATTTTCAGCAGATATGTTTGGAGCCATAATCAGCGAAGGACTGATCGAGCTTTCCAAAGCTTCTGATTTAGCGGTTTTGATCCGCACGGTCATCCGGGAGGAAAGGGATAAAGGGAACTATGATTTCCAAGGTCATCT is a window encoding:
- a CDS encoding chemotaxis protein CheA is translated as MEMSQYLEIFIEESKEHLQACNEKLLELEKNPDDLAIVNDIFRSAHTLKGMSATMGYEDLANLTHQMENVLDAIRNGKNSVTPALLDCVFAAVDLLEEMVYSIADGGDGKKDVEHVVSRLKAIEDGEEPSMEDKSGPSTGVDNKLGSYDDFQKTVILQSEEQGYHAFELTITLREGCMLKAVRAFMVFEILDQAGEIVKSVPSVDQLEEEKFDHEFSVAIVTKMTKEELENRILKVSEIDKAVALPIQLEKLAAEEEITNSRAQAAPAAEAVPVSAPEPGQKQKTGSKTIRVNIERLDILMNLFEELVIDRGRLETISKDLKNSELQETVERMTRISGDLQTIILNMRMVPIDTVFNRFPRMVRQLAKDLNKKIDLRITGAETELDRTVIDEIGDPLVHLIRNSMDHGIESPEARAAKGKPETGIVELKAYHSGNHVFIEVSDDGAGINREKVLKRAIDRGIVAEQNAAELTVRQINELIFAPGFSTADQISDISGRGVGLDVVKSAIESLGGSVTVDSEEGTGSVFSVQLPLTLSIISVLLVELEKEKYAIPISSVIETAVIRKDDIMHAHNQKVIDFRGKIVPLVYLNQIFDVPCEEEEDPEYLSMVVVKKGERLAGLVVNSFIGQLEVVLKPLGSYLNGVFAISGATILGDGEVALIIDCNALIK
- a CDS encoding chemotaxis protein CheW, which gives rise to MMQMNELLEKKIIIFRLGEEEFGVPVEQVKSIEKVQSITRVPGTAPYITGVLNLRGVITPVIDLRARFELGAYEKTEYTRMIVVSVNEIEAGLIADAANDVMDIHSDQIEPSPEVAGIIKTDYISGVVKLNKRLIIMLDLEEVLMSASGLADPAFGA
- a CDS encoding chemotaxis protein CheC, translated to MGLKFEQLDVLKEMANIGAAHSATALSHMLGRKIGMDVPEVRVVSFDELMEAMGGAEKEVACIFLGVSGEISGSMYFIMEVEQAEAFVKEITDHPTARLSAPPYDEYVMSAIKELGNILIGSYLSSMSDLTKLSFLSDVPEFSADMFGAIISEGLIELSKASDLAVLIRTVIREERDKGNYDFQGHLFFLPDYESFENFYRALGVGDGD